The following proteins are encoded in a genomic region of Sorangiineae bacterium MSr12523:
- a CDS encoding NAD(P)-dependent oxidoreductase: protein MQRLLVVGASGLVGAELVRRARGRDLEVVGAARTVASEATVALDLGDRAAVRRVLEETEPDVVILASAWPHVDGCESDPQRSQRENIETYRNVVEASAGSTRLVFYSTDHVFDGEKDGPYTEDDRPNPLNVYSRHKLEAEQLILGHGRALVVRTGWVFGQELRRKNFVYRVIDVARRGEVLKVPPRQAGCPTFSGWLSDATLTLLGQGTEGVVHLTGGEPHTKAQWAETIARSLGLELRIEEVDAAASGQVAPRPERVVLASARHTLAQPPVKGILRAERQRLLC, encoded by the coding sequence ATGCAACGGCTTTTGGTGGTAGGCGCTTCCGGGCTCGTGGGAGCCGAACTCGTCCGCCGAGCGAGGGGGCGCGACCTCGAGGTCGTTGGCGCGGCACGCACGGTGGCGTCCGAGGCCACGGTGGCCCTCGATTTGGGCGACCGCGCAGCCGTGCGGCGCGTCCTCGAGGAGACGGAACCGGATGTCGTCATTCTGGCCTCCGCATGGCCGCACGTCGACGGCTGCGAAAGCGATCCGCAGCGCAGCCAGCGAGAGAACATCGAGACGTACCGCAACGTCGTCGAGGCCTCGGCGGGCTCGACCCGCCTGGTCTTCTATTCCACCGACCATGTCTTCGACGGCGAAAAGGACGGCCCGTACACGGAGGACGATCGCCCCAATCCGCTGAACGTGTATTCACGTCACAAGCTGGAGGCGGAGCAGCTCATTCTCGGGCACGGGCGCGCGCTGGTCGTGCGCACGGGCTGGGTCTTCGGGCAGGAACTGCGACGTAAAAACTTCGTCTACCGCGTCATCGACGTCGCACGCCGCGGCGAGGTGTTGAAGGTGCCGCCGCGGCAAGCCGGTTGCCCGACCTTCAGCGGATGGCTCTCCGATGCGACGCTCACCTTGCTCGGGCAGGGCACGGAGGGCGTGGTGCATCTCACGGGCGGTGAGCCGCACACCAAAGCGCAATGGGCGGAGACGATTGCGCGGTCGCTCGGGCTCGAGCTTCGCATCGAGGAGGTCGACGCCGCCGCCTCGGGACAAGTCGCCCCCCGCCCCGAGCGCGTCGTGCTCGCGAGCGCCCGGCACACGCTGGCGCAGCCGCCCGTGAAGGGCATTCTGCGGGCCGAGCG